From the genome of Streptacidiphilus sp. PB12-B1b:
CCAACGCGGCCTCGCTGATCCCGCCGCCGGCCTCCTCCGCACCCGCAGAGCCCGAGCGCGCTCCCGAGCGCCAGGGCGAGCGGCTCGGAGAGCGGCTGGGAGAGCGCTTGGGCGAGCGCCACGGGGAGCGCCAGGGGGAGCGCCAGGGCGAGCGGCCGATCGACCGCGAGTACCCCTACCAGCCGCAGCACCGCGAGTACCCGCCCGCGCCCCCGCAGCAGCAGCCGGGATACGGCTACGACTACGAGAACCGCGGCGGCGGCTACCCGGACCGCGGCGGCTATTACGGCGGCGGCCCCGGCTATCCCAGTGCCTTTCCCGGCCGCGCCCCGCACAGCCAGGACGACGAGTGGCCCCCGGCCGCGCCCGCGCCGCAGCCCCGCCCCTGGGAGCAGCGCGACCAGCACCGCCCCGACCAGCACCGCCCGGACCAGCACCAGGACCTGCAACGGCAGGACCTGCAGCGCCAGGACCACGCGCGCCCCGAGCACCAGCCGACGGAGGACCGCGCCGACCACCTGCCGGCCGTGCGCCCCGACGGCGCTCCGGCCGAGCGCTCCGCCGGTGACGGCCCGCTGCCCGCCAACCTGCCGCCGCACATGCCGGTGCACCGGCCCGGCGGTGGTTCGAGCAACAGCTCGGGGCTGGCCCGGCCGGACGAGCCGGCGGCCCGGCTGAACCCGAAGTACCTCTTCGAGACCTTCGTCATCGGCTCCAGCAACCGCTTCGCGCACGCGGCGGCGGTGGCCGTCGCCGAGGCGCCCGCGAAGGCGTACAACCCGCTGTTCATCTACGGCGAGTCCGGGCTCGGCAAGACCCACCTGCTGCACGCGATCGGCCACTACGCCAGGAGCCTGTACCCCGGCACCCGGGTGCGCTACGTCAGCTCGGAGGAGTTCACCAACGAGTTCATCAACTCGATCCGGGACGACAAGGGCGACGGCTTCCGGCAGCGCTACCGGGACATGGACATCCTGCTGGTCGACGACATCCAGTTCCTGCAGAGCAAGGAGTCGACGCAGGAGGAGTTCTTCCACACCTTCAACACCCTGCACAACGCCAACAAGCAGATCGTGATCTCCTCCGACCGGCCGCCCAAGCAGCTGGTGACGCTGGAGGACCGGCTCCGCAACCGCTTCGAGTGGGGGCTGACCACCGACGTCCAGCCGCCTGAGCTGGAGACCCGGATCGCCATCCTGCGCAAGAAGGCGATCCAGGAGCAACTCAACGCCCCGCCCGAGGTGTTGGAGTTCATCGCGTCCCGGATCTCGCGCAACATCCGCGAGTTGGAGGGTGCGCTGATCCGGGTGACGGCCTTCGCCAGCCTCAACCGGGCTCCGGTCGACCTGCAGTTGGCGGAGATCGTGCTGAAGGATCTGGTGCCCGGCGGCGAGGAGGCCGGGCCGGAGATCACCGCGACCGTCATCATGCAGCAGACGGCGGCGTACTTCGGCCTGAGCGTGGACGACCTGTGCGGCTCCTCGCGCAGCCGGGTGCTGGTCACGGCGCGGCAGATCGCCATGTACCTGTGCCGGGAGCTGACCGACCTGTCCCTGCCCAAGATCGGCGCGCAGTTCGGCGGCCGGGACCACACCACGGTGATGCACGCCGACCGCAAGATCCGCACGATGATGGCCGAGCGGCGGTCCATCTACAACCAGGTGACCGAACTCACCAACCGCATCAAGAGCTGAGCACGCCGGGCCGAGGGGCCGCCGCGGGTGCCGGGACTGACCGTCCCGGCACCCGCTTTTTCGTGCCCGCCGGGGCCGGGCCGGGCCGCCGCAGCGCCGACAGCCGCCGACCGGGGCCCGTACGTCTGAGCAGCCCAATCGAACGGCGGGGGCGATCGGGGGCGATCGGGGCCGGTGTCCACAGCGGAGAGCACTTTTCCTCGTCCACACCCTGGGGAGAGCGGAGTTATCCCGAATCCCTCCACAGCGTCCGCCATCATGGTGGCGTCGGCCCAGCTCAGCTGCCTGTGTACTTGTGCGCAACGACTGTCCACAGGCTGTGGAGAACTGAGGGCCTGTCAACCCCGCGCCAGAGTTGTCCACGCGCCGTCCCCAGGAACAGGGCACTTGTCCCCAGGTTGTCCACAGTTCAGGGCCCGAATATCCCCAGTTCGGCAACATCGTTCTGCATTTCACCGGAGCGAGTGAAAGAGGCCACACAACGTTGCCGAAGGGGCTGGGGAGAACTGCCCCCAAATCTGGGGACGCAGGTGGGGATAACCTGGGGACAACTCAACTGCCCTGTGGGGGAAGCCTCCTGTGTCCACAGCAGACGTAGTTTCTCCACCGGTG
Proteins encoded in this window:
- the dnaA gene encoding chromosomal replication initiator protein DnaA; this encodes MDRKWLERTAPMGLMHDTALLAAPNEMAKAKLEGHLLPKITEALSQQYGRSIRIAVIVDANAASLIPPPASSAPAEPERAPERQGERLGERLGERLGERHGERQGERQGERPIDREYPYQPQHREYPPAPPQQQPGYGYDYENRGGGYPDRGGYYGGGPGYPSAFPGRAPHSQDDEWPPAAPAPQPRPWEQRDQHRPDQHRPDQHQDLQRQDLQRQDHARPEHQPTEDRADHLPAVRPDGAPAERSAGDGPLPANLPPHMPVHRPGGGSSNSSGLARPDEPAARLNPKYLFETFVIGSSNRFAHAAAVAVAEAPAKAYNPLFIYGESGLGKTHLLHAIGHYARSLYPGTRVRYVSSEEFTNEFINSIRDDKGDGFRQRYRDMDILLVDDIQFLQSKESTQEEFFHTFNTLHNANKQIVISSDRPPKQLVTLEDRLRNRFEWGLTTDVQPPELETRIAILRKKAIQEQLNAPPEVLEFIASRISRNIRELEGALIRVTAFASLNRAPVDLQLAEIVLKDLVPGGEEAGPEITATVIMQQTAAYFGLSVDDLCGSSRSRVLVTARQIAMYLCRELTDLSLPKIGAQFGGRDHTTVMHADRKIRTMMAERRSIYNQVTELTNRIKS